Proteins encoded within one genomic window of uncultured Sphingopyxis sp.:
- a CDS encoding penicillin-binding protein 2: MNTLVVRPTRVRTAGVRQQILLTAQQRLMILMLLFMAAFFVVSVRLLYFALFDTSSGHSSAAAFVPARADITDRNGVPLARTIDGYSIRVVPSKLLNDRRYLAAELNKIFPDMTREELLAKLTGPRPTYIRRRALPDQVAAVNAIGDVGFDFPREKERLYPQLTLAAHVLGFINADGHGVTGVEGAFDQRLTDKATRGQPLVLSIDARVQGVLESELSSAVANLEAIGGAGIILDVHTGEVAAMTSLPTYNPNKLTGSNPATRRNAVTYNLYELGSTFKPLSIGAAIDDGTVTSMARRYDATAPLPIAGFRIRDSHPGRWYNVPETLIESSNIATARIADELGRENLERLFRNLDFDKRPEIELKERAFPLWPKNWGRVTTMTTSYGHGIAVTPLHLASAYAALVNGGIYRPATMLKLGDKPPPQGRRVFKASTSARMRQLLRLIVSDGTGRKADAPGFRVGGKTGSAEKPGAGGYRRHSLVSTFAAAFPMDNPRYVVLVMIDEPKGNAYSSGQRTAGWTAAPVVSKVVTRAGPMLGVFPDESRDVDVSELLPLLRRGEETH, translated from the coding sequence ATGAACACGCTCGTCGTCCGTCCGACGCGGGTTCGAACCGCTGGCGTGCGGCAGCAGATACTGCTGACCGCACAGCAGCGTTTGATGATCCTGATGCTGCTGTTCATGGCGGCATTTTTCGTCGTGTCGGTGCGTCTCCTCTATTTCGCGCTGTTCGATACCTCGTCGGGCCATTCGTCGGCGGCGGCCTTCGTTCCCGCGCGCGCCGACATCACCGACCGCAACGGCGTGCCGCTCGCGCGCACGATCGACGGCTATTCGATCCGCGTCGTGCCGTCGAAGCTGCTCAACGACCGGCGGTATCTCGCGGCCGAACTCAACAAGATATTCCCCGACATGACGCGCGAGGAGCTGCTGGCGAAACTGACCGGCCCGCGCCCGACCTATATCCGCCGCCGCGCGCTGCCCGATCAGGTCGCGGCGGTGAATGCGATCGGCGACGTCGGCTTCGATTTTCCGCGCGAAAAGGAGCGCCTCTATCCGCAGCTGACGCTCGCGGCGCACGTGCTCGGCTTCATCAATGCGGACGGCCATGGCGTGACGGGGGTCGAGGGCGCGTTCGACCAGCGGCTGACCGACAAGGCGACGCGCGGCCAGCCGCTCGTGCTGTCGATCGACGCGCGCGTGCAGGGCGTGCTCGAAAGCGAGCTGAGCTCGGCGGTCGCCAATCTCGAGGCGATCGGCGGCGCCGGAATCATCCTCGACGTCCACACCGGCGAAGTCGCCGCGATGACGTCGCTGCCGACCTATAATCCGAATAAGCTGACGGGCAGCAACCCCGCGACGCGCCGCAACGCCGTCACCTATAATCTTTATGAACTGGGCTCGACCTTCAAGCCGCTGTCGATCGGCGCCGCCATCGACGATGGCACGGTGACGAGCATGGCGCGCCGCTATGACGCGACGGCGCCGCTCCCGATCGCGGGGTTCCGCATCCGCGACAGCCATCCCGGCCGCTGGTACAATGTCCCCGAAACGCTGATCGAAAGTTCGAACATCGCGACCGCGCGCATCGCCGACGAGCTGGGGCGCGAGAATCTGGAGCGCTTGTTCCGCAATCTCGATTTCGACAAGCGGCCCGAAATCGAGCTCAAGGAACGCGCCTTCCCGCTCTGGCCCAAAAACTGGGGCCGGGTGACGACGATGACGACCAGCTATGGTCATGGTATCGCGGTGACGCCGCTGCATCTCGCGAGCGCCTATGCCGCGCTCGTCAACGGCGGCATCTATCGCCCCGCGACCATGCTGAAGCTTGGCGACAAGCCGCCGCCGCAGGGGCGCCGCGTATTCAAGGCGTCGACCAGCGCGCGGATGCGTCAGTTGCTCCGCCTGATCGTTTCCGACGGCACCGGCAGGAAGGCCGACGCGCCGGGCTTCCGCGTCGGCGGCAAGACCGGATCGGCCGAAAAGCCGGGCGCGGGTGGTTATCGCCGTCATTCGCTCGTCTCGACCTTCGCCGCGGCTTTCCCGATGGACAATCCGCGCTATGTCGTGCTCGTGATGATCGACGAGCCCAAGGGCAACGCCTATAGTTCGGGCCAGCGCACCGCGGGCTGGACCGCGGCGCCGGTGGTGAGCAAGGTCGTAACGCGCGCGGGACCGATGCTCGGCGTCTTCCCCGACGAAAGCCGCGACGTCGACGTCTCCGAACTCCTCCCGCTGCTGCGCCGAGGCGAGGAAACGCACTGA
- a CDS encoding TonB-dependent receptor, translated as MRLLCSAGFTFALFLAAPAFAQDSAAASSDDDVHSGGPIVVTAPYVRSLDILGNVSVLEGDELARDIRGQIGDTLTRQPGVSATSFSPGASRPVLRGFSGERVKVLTDGIGSIDASNTSADHAVTIDPLTVERVEILRGPAVLLFGSQAIGGAVNLFDRRIPRKVPADHVHIDAIGGYATAANDRNIGSSIDVALSPQIVAHLDGSWRKTGDTRSGGFVYAPDIRGDLLHLAEHEAEEGHLDEAAELTEQAGKRGKIDNTQSETWTTGGGISLINDGGQLGISVGYFDTRYGVPARAGTEHHHEDGEEEEGGHDHGEGPVTIGMKQWRADLRGEVELGDGFFDKLRIRAGFADYKHTEFEGDEVGTIFTNQGVEGRLELAQNDHGGWRGASGVQYSHRDFNAIGAEAFVPRNLTDQFALFTLQELTMGPLGLEAAARYEKTNVRAQTLGFERNFDSFSGALGATYDVFEGAKFGVSVSRAVRAPSAEELLSNGPHIATQSFEVGDPNLRLEKNWGADASFKFKSDGFNLSLTGYSNWFDNFIYSAATGAEEDELPVFQYFQRDARVYGFEAEASAQLAQIGGFNIVGDVTADMTRAKIKNAGLDRNVPRIPPLRVLGGLEAQGERVNARVEVEWADDQTRVAQFETPTDGFTLVNASLSWRPLPDAKNLTLMLSANNIFDVEARRHASFTKDYVPLAGRDFRLTARASF; from the coding sequence ATGCGTTTGCTTTGCTCCGCCGGTTTTACCTTTGCCCTCTTCCTCGCCGCGCCCGCCTTTGCGCAGGACAGTGCGGCGGCAAGCAGCGACGACGATGTGCATTCCGGCGGGCCGATCGTCGTCACCGCGCCCTATGTCCGCAGCCTCGACATCCTCGGCAATGTATCGGTGCTCGAAGGCGACGAGCTGGCGCGCGACATTCGCGGCCAGATCGGCGATACGCTCACCCGGCAGCCGGGCGTGTCGGCGACGAGCTTTTCGCCGGGCGCGTCGCGCCCCGTCCTCCGCGGCTTTTCGGGCGAACGCGTCAAGGTTCTGACCGACGGCATCGGATCGATCGACGCTTCGAACACATCGGCCGACCATGCGGTGACGATCGACCCGCTGACCGTCGAACGCGTCGAAATCCTACGCGGCCCCGCGGTGCTGCTGTTCGGCAGCCAGGCGATCGGCGGCGCGGTCAACCTGTTCGACCGCCGGATTCCGAGGAAAGTCCCAGCCGACCATGTCCATATCGACGCGATCGGCGGCTATGCGACCGCGGCGAACGACCGCAATATCGGCAGCTCGATCGACGTCGCGCTGAGCCCGCAGATCGTCGCGCACCTCGACGGCAGCTGGCGCAAGACCGGCGACACGCGCTCGGGCGGCTTCGTCTATGCCCCCGATATTCGCGGCGACCTGCTCCACCTCGCCGAGCATGAAGCCGAAGAGGGGCATCTGGACGAAGCCGCCGAACTGACCGAACAGGCGGGCAAGCGCGGCAAGATCGACAACACCCAGAGCGAGACCTGGACCACGGGCGGCGGCATCTCGCTGATCAACGACGGCGGCCAGCTCGGCATTTCGGTCGGCTATTTCGACACCCGCTATGGCGTCCCCGCGCGCGCCGGAACCGAACATCATCACGAGGATGGCGAGGAAGAAGAAGGCGGCCACGATCACGGCGAAGGCCCGGTCACGATCGGAATGAAGCAATGGCGCGCCGACCTGCGCGGCGAAGTCGAGCTGGGCGACGGCTTCTTCGACAAGCTGCGCATCCGCGCGGGCTTCGCCGATTACAAGCACACCGAGTTCGAGGGCGACGAGGTCGGCACCATCTTCACCAACCAGGGCGTCGAAGGCCGGCTGGAGCTGGCGCAGAACGACCACGGCGGCTGGCGCGGCGCGAGCGGTGTCCAGTATAGCCACCGCGATTTCAACGCGATCGGCGCCGAGGCCTTTGTCCCGCGCAACCTGACCGACCAGTTCGCGCTGTTCACGCTACAGGAATTGACGATGGGCCCGTTGGGGCTCGAAGCCGCGGCGCGGTACGAAAAGACCAATGTGCGCGCGCAGACATTGGGATTCGAGCGCAATTTCGACAGCTTCTCGGGAGCGCTCGGTGCGACCTATGATGTCTTCGAAGGCGCGAAATTCGGCGTTTCGGTCTCGCGCGCGGTCCGGGCGCCGTCGGCCGAGGAACTGCTGTCGAACGGCCCGCACATCGCGACGCAGAGCTTCGAGGTCGGCGACCCGAACCTGCGGCTCGAGAAAAACTGGGGCGCCGACGCGTCGTTCAAGTTCAAGTCCGACGGCTTTAACCTCAGCCTCACCGGCTATTCGAACTGGTTCGACAATTTCATCTATTCGGCCGCGACCGGCGCTGAAGAGGATGAACTGCCCGTCTTCCAATATTTTCAGCGCGACGCGCGCGTCTATGGTTTCGAGGCCGAAGCGAGCGCGCAGCTGGCGCAGATCGGCGGCTTCAACATCGTCGGCGACGTCACCGCCGACATGACGCGCGCGAAGATCAAGAATGCGGGGCTCGACCGCAATGTCCCGCGCATCCCGCCGCTGCGCGTGCTCGGCGGGCTCGAGGCGCAGGGCGAGCGCGTCAATGCGCGCGTCGAGGTCGAATGGGCCGACGACCAGACCCGCGTCGCACAATTCGAGACGCCGACCGACGGCTTCACGCTCGTCAACGCGTCGCTGAGCTGGCGCCCGCTTCCCGATGCGAAGAATCTGACGCTGATGCTGTCGGCGAACAATATCTTCGACGTCGAAGCGCGCCGCCACGCGAGCTTCACCAAGGATTATGTGCCGCTCGCGGGCCGCGACTTCCGCCTGACGGCCCGGGCGAGCTTTTAG
- a CDS encoding division/cell wall cluster transcriptional repressor MraZ, whose protein sequence is MAIVTPGQYAGTNFAAIDGKGRIAVPSQFRNNVPLNADGQRVLWVGFHEKLPCLVAYGQDQYDRLNGEIERDRETARLRNLDFDEDSEFKKRFSYTEPYTLDDSGRFLPSFIHRDRVGDAGATAFVGSGRRLEIWWLPTLAECADADPVLQRLAASWDATKGKGRK, encoded by the coding sequence ATGGCGATTGTGACGCCCGGCCAGTATGCCGGCACCAATTTCGCCGCGATCGATGGCAAGGGGCGCATCGCCGTCCCCTCTCAGTTCCGCAACAATGTGCCCCTCAATGCGGACGGCCAGCGCGTGCTCTGGGTCGGTTTCCACGAAAAGCTGCCCTGCCTCGTCGCCTATGGTCAGGATCAATATGACCGGCTGAACGGCGAGATCGAACGCGACCGCGAAACCGCGCGGCTGCGCAATCTCGACTTCGACGAGGATAGCGAATTCAAGAAGCGTTTCAGCTACACCGAGCCTTACACGCTCGACGATAGCGGCCGCTTCCTTCCCAGCTTCATCCACCGCGACCGCGTCGGCGATGCCGGCGCGACGGCTTTTGTGGGGTCGGGGCGCCGCCTCGAAATCTGGTGGCTGCCGACCTTGGCCGAATGCGCCGACGCCGACCCGGTTCTCCAACGGCTCGCGGCGTCGTGGGACGCGACGAAAGGGAAGGGGCGCAAGTGA
- the rsmH gene encoding 16S rRNA (cytosine(1402)-N(4))-methyltransferase RsmH — protein sequence MTELPRDPRHDPVLREEVIAALAIAPGERHVDATFGAGGYTRAMLAAGAEVVACDRDPDAIAEGQALVAEAGGKLTLVHGRFGEIDRLLAERGIDVVDGITFDIGVSSMQLDRDERGFSFQKDGPLDMRMAQEGESAADWLNRADEAEIADVLFHYGDERQSRRVARAIVAARPLTRTAELASVIRKALRHPPGAPKDPSTKSFQAIRIHINSELDELVAGLSAAERLLRPGGRLAVVSFHSTEDRIVKNFLRERSGGDAAGSRHRPAPIPLARAATFETPARKVRPGKAEEARNPRARSATLRSAVRTAAPAWPDSSMKEAMSC from the coding sequence GTGACCGAACTCCCTCGCGATCCCCGCCACGATCCGGTCCTCCGCGAAGAAGTCATCGCCGCGCTCGCCATCGCCCCGGGTGAGCGCCACGTCGATGCGACCTTCGGCGCGGGCGGCTACACCCGCGCGATGCTCGCCGCGGGCGCCGAGGTCGTCGCGTGCGACCGCGATCCCGACGCGATCGCCGAAGGGCAGGCGCTCGTCGCCGAGGCTGGCGGCAAGCTGACGCTGGTCCACGGCCGCTTCGGCGAGATCGACCGACTGCTCGCCGAGCGCGGCATCGATGTCGTCGACGGCATCACCTTCGACATCGGCGTCTCGTCGATGCAGCTCGACCGCGACGAACGCGGCTTTTCCTTCCAGAAGGACGGCCCGCTCGACATGCGCATGGCGCAGGAGGGCGAAAGCGCCGCCGACTGGCTCAACCGTGCCGACGAGGCCGAGATCGCCGACGTGCTCTTCCACTATGGCGACGAGCGCCAGTCGCGCCGCGTCGCGCGCGCGATCGTCGCAGCGCGCCCGCTGACGCGCACCGCCGAACTCGCGAGCGTGATCCGCAAGGCGCTGCGTCATCCGCCCGGCGCGCCCAAGGATCCTTCGACCAAGAGCTTTCAGGCGATCCGCATCCACATCAACAGCGAACTCGACGAACTGGTCGCCGGCCTTTCCGCCGCCGAGCGGCTGCTGCGCCCCGGCGGCCGGCTCGCGGTCGTCAGCTTCCACAGCACCGAGGACCGGATCGTGAAGAATTTCCTGCGCGAACGCAGCGGTGGCGATGCCGCGGGTTCGCGCCACCGGCCCGCGCCGATCCCTCTGGCGCGGGCCGCAACGTTCGAGACGCCGGCGCGGAAGGTGCGTCCGGGCAAGGCGGAGGAAGCGCGCAATCCGCGCGCCCGTTCGGCGACGCTGCGCAGCGCGGTTCGCACCGCGGCCCCCGCCTGGCCCGATAGTTCGATGAAGGAGGCGATGTCATGCTGA
- the fabD gene encoding ACP S-malonyltransferase, whose protein sequence is MRAFIFPGQGSQSVGMGKALADASSHAREVFQEVDDALGQKLFQLMSEGPEDQLTLTENAQPAIMANAIATLRVLEKEGGVTLAAKADYVAGHSLGEYSALCAAGAFDLATTARLLKTRGQAMQAAVPVGVGAMAALLGADIDTAQKLADAAAEGEICTVANDNDPSQVVISGHKGAVERAVALVKDYGIKRGVLLPVSAPFHCPLMQPAADAMAEALGANSPTAPLVPVVANVTASPVSDADQIRELLIQQVTGRVRWRESVAAMEDIGVAQFVEFGGKVLGPMVKRSASGEVEMASVISMDDIEALLKTL, encoded by the coding sequence ATGCGCGCATTCATCTTTCCGGGTCAGGGCAGCCAGTCGGTCGGCATGGGCAAGGCACTCGCCGACGCATCGAGCCACGCGCGCGAGGTGTTTCAGGAGGTCGACGACGCGCTCGGCCAGAAGCTGTTCCAGCTGATGAGCGAAGGCCCCGAGGACCAGCTGACCCTCACCGAAAACGCCCAGCCCGCGATCATGGCGAACGCGATCGCGACGTTGCGCGTGCTCGAAAAGGAGGGCGGCGTGACGCTCGCCGCCAAGGCCGATTATGTCGCGGGCCACAGCCTCGGCGAATATAGCGCGCTTTGTGCCGCGGGCGCCTTCGATCTCGCGACCACCGCGCGGCTTTTGAAGACGCGCGGGCAGGCGATGCAGGCGGCGGTGCCCGTCGGCGTCGGCGCGATGGCGGCGCTGCTGGGCGCCGACATCGACACCGCGCAGAAACTCGCCGATGCCGCGGCCGAGGGTGAAATTTGCACCGTCGCCAACGACAACGACCCGTCGCAGGTCGTGATCTCGGGTCACAAGGGCGCGGTCGAGCGCGCGGTCGCGCTGGTCAAGGATTATGGCATCAAGCGCGGCGTGCTGCTCCCCGTCTCGGCGCCCTTCCACTGCCCGCTGATGCAGCCCGCCGCCGACGCGATGGCCGAAGCGCTCGGCGCGAACTCGCCCACCGCGCCCTTGGTGCCGGTCGTAGCGAACGTGACCGCCAGCCCGGTGAGCGACGCCGATCAGATTCGTGAGCTGCTGATCCAGCAGGTTACCGGCCGCGTCCGCTGGCGCGAAAGCGTCGCCGCGATGGAGGATATCGGCGTCGCGCAGTTCGTCGAATTCGGCGGCAAAGTCCTCGGCCCGATGGTCAAGCGCAGCGCATCGGGCGAAGTCGAAATGGCGAGCGTGATTTCGATGGACGACATCGAAGCGTTGCTCAAGACGCTCTGA
- the fabG gene encoding 3-oxoacyl-[acyl-carrier-protein] reductase, translated as MFDLTGMTALVTGASGGIGSAIAQALAAQGARLAVSGSNADKLNAFRDTLGGDHVALPCNLGDASAVDALVPSAVEALGQLDILVNNAGVTRDNLILRMKDEEWSDVIRINLEANFRLARAAAKPMMKARFGRIISITSVVGATGNPGQANYAASKAGVTGMTKALAQELASRGVTVNCVAPGFIATAMTDDLPDAQKEALNQRIPAGRMGEGSDIAAAVVYLASKEAAYVTGQTLHVNGGMAMLS; from the coding sequence ATGTTCGATCTCACCGGCATGACCGCCCTCGTCACCGGCGCCTCGGGCGGTATCGGTTCGGCCATTGCGCAGGCGCTCGCGGCGCAGGGGGCGCGGCTCGCGGTGTCGGGGTCCAATGCCGACAAGCTCAATGCCTTCCGCGATACGCTCGGCGGCGACCATGTCGCGCTGCCGTGCAACCTCGGCGACGCCTCTGCGGTCGACGCGCTGGTGCCCTCGGCGGTCGAGGCGCTGGGGCAACTCGACATTCTCGTCAACAATGCCGGCGTCACGCGCGATAACCTCATCCTGCGCATGAAGGACGAGGAATGGTCGGACGTCATCCGCATCAACCTCGAGGCCAATTTCCGCCTCGCGCGCGCCGCGGCCAAGCCGATGATGAAGGCGCGCTTCGGCCGCATCATCTCAATCACCAGCGTCGTCGGCGCGACGGGCAATCCGGGGCAGGCCAATTATGCCGCGTCGAAGGCGGGCGTCACCGGCATGACCAAGGCGCTCGCGCAGGAACTGGCGAGCCGCGGTGTCACGGTCAATTGCGTCGCGCCGGGCTTCATCGCGACCGCGATGACCGACGACCTGCCCGACGCGCAGAAGGAGGCGCTCAACCAGCGCATCCCCGCGGGCCGGATGGGCGAGGGCAGCGACATTGCCGCCGCCGTCGTCTATCTCGCGTCGAAGGAAGCCGCCTATGTCACCGGCCAGACATTGCATGTGAATGGCGGCATGGCGATGCTGTCCTGA
- a CDS encoding cysteine synthase A — MTIAANSLDLIGNTPLVLLKGPSEATGCEIWGKCEYANPGGSVKDRAALYIVRDAEANGSLRPGGTIVEGTAGNTGIGLALVGNALGYKTIIVMPDNQSAEKMATIRALGAELVLVPPAPFANPGHFVHTSRRIAEETDNAIWANQFDNIANRKAHIFGTAEEIWEQMEGRIDGFTCAAGTGGTIAGTGLGLKAKNADITIALTDPHGAGLYNYYQCGELKPEGSSVAEGIGQNRITGNLDGAPIDTQFRISDAEGLAVVRRLLGEEGLCLGLSSGINVAGAMALARRLGPGKRIATILCDSGFRYLSTLYNPEWLASKGLEAAA; from the coding sequence ATGACTATTGCTGCAAACAGCCTCGACCTCATCGGCAACACGCCGCTGGTGCTGCTCAAGGGGCCGAGCGAAGCCACTGGCTGCGAAATCTGGGGCAAGTGCGAATATGCCAACCCCGGTGGGTCGGTGAAAGACCGCGCCGCGCTCTATATCGTCCGCGATGCCGAAGCGAACGGCAGCTTGCGGCCCGGCGGCACGATCGTCGAGGGGACGGCGGGCAACACGGGTATCGGGCTTGCGCTCGTCGGCAACGCACTCGGCTACAAGACGATCATCGTCATGCCCGACAATCAGAGCGCCGAGAAGATGGCGACGATCCGCGCGCTCGGCGCCGAACTGGTGCTCGTCCCGCCCGCGCCCTTCGCCAACCCCGGGCATTTCGTCCACACCTCGCGCCGCATCGCCGAGGAAACCGACAATGCGATCTGGGCGAACCAGTTCGACAATATCGCCAACCGCAAGGCGCATATCTTCGGCACGGCGGAGGAAATCTGGGAGCAGATGGAGGGCCGCATCGACGGCTTCACCTGCGCTGCGGGGACCGGCGGCACGATCGCGGGGACCGGGCTCGGGCTGAAGGCGAAAAATGCCGACATCACCATCGCTCTCACCGATCCGCACGGCGCGGGACTCTATAATTATTATCAGTGCGGCGAACTGAAGCCCGAGGGGTCGAGTGTCGCCGAAGGCATCGGTCAGAACCGCATCACCGGCAATCTCGACGGCGCGCCGATCGACACGCAGTTCCGCATCTCCGACGCCGAGGGACTTGCCGTCGTCCGCCGCCTGCTGGGCGAAGAGGGGCTGTGCCTCGGCCTCTCGTCGGGGATCAACGTCGCCGGCGCGATGGCGCTGGCGCGGCGATTGGGTCCCGGCAAACGCATCGCAACCATCCTTTGCGACAGCGGGTTTCGCTATCTCTCGACGCTTTACAACCCCGAATGGCTGGCGAGCAAGGGACTGGAGGCAGCAGCATGA